In the Muricauda sp. MAR_2010_75 genome, one interval contains:
- a CDS encoding PglZ domain-containing protein — MNKITILWVDDEIDLLKPHILFLESKNYNVVTSQSGQDALEELRNSFFDIVFLDENMPGISGLETLNEIKKFDASIPVVMITKSEEEYIMDEAIGSKIADYLIKPVNPNQILLSLKKSLDNSRLVSEKTTSSYQQEFRKIAMDLSMVNSCEEWAELYKKLIYWELQLEEIEDSGMFEILESQKVEANSQFSKFVDKKYTSWFKGGDAPIMSHTLFRSKVQPELEGNKTLLVVIDNLRYDQWLAFEETLSVHYKKKQESAYFSILPTATQYARNAIFSGLMPLDMEKQYPNWWKNDTEDGGKNLFEADFLGAQLKRLGLNLKWEYHKISNLKQGKQLAQNFKSQKNNDLTVVVYNFVDMLSHSKTEMEVVKELASNDKAYRSLTLSWFKNSPLLEIIQQAQSLGMKLILTTDHGTINVKQPSKVIGDRETSLNLRYKTGKSLTYEDKDVLASKNPQEIHLPNINLSSSYIFAKNDLFFAYPNNYNHYVSYYRNTYQHGGVSLEEMIVPFVVLEAK; from the coding sequence ATGAACAAGATTACAATTCTTTGGGTCGATGATGAAATTGATCTGCTAAAACCGCACATTCTTTTTCTGGAGAGCAAAAATTACAACGTAGTTACCAGCCAAAGTGGGCAAGATGCGTTGGAGGAACTGCGAAATTCCTTTTTTGATATTGTTTTTTTGGATGAAAATATGCCGGGAATCTCTGGTTTGGAAACCTTGAACGAGATCAAGAAGTTCGATGCCTCCATTCCGGTGGTGATGATTACCAAGAGCGAGGAAGAGTATATTATGGATGAGGCCATTGGTTCCAAAATCGCCGATTATTTGATCAAGCCTGTCAATCCCAATCAAATATTGCTGTCTCTAAAAAAGAGCTTGGATAATTCCCGATTGGTGTCGGAAAAGACTACTTCGAGCTATCAGCAAGAGTTCAGGAAGATTGCGATGGACCTATCCATGGTAAACAGTTGCGAAGAATGGGCAGAACTTTATAAAAAACTCATTTATTGGGAACTCCAGTTGGAAGAAATTGAAGATTCTGGCATGTTTGAAATTTTGGAATCCCAAAAAGTGGAGGCCAACTCCCAGTTCAGCAAGTTTGTGGACAAGAAATACACGAGTTGGTTTAAAGGGGGCGATGCCCCCATTATGTCTCACACCTTATTTAGAAGTAAGGTTCAACCCGAACTGGAGGGAAACAAAACCTTGTTGGTGGTCATCGATAATCTTCGCTACGATCAATGGCTGGCTTTTGAGGAAACCCTTTCGGTACATTATAAAAAGAAACAGGAAAGTGCCTATTTCAGTATCCTCCCTACCGCCACACAATATGCCCGGAATGCTATTTTTTCGGGATTGATGCCCTTGGATATGGAAAAACAATATCCCAATTGGTGGAAGAACGACACGGAAGATGGCGGGAAAAACCTTTTTGAAGCTGATTTTTTGGGAGCACAATTGAAGCGGTTAGGCTTAAACCTGAAGTGGGAATATCATAAAATCAGTAATTTGAAACAGGGGAAACAACTGGCGCAGAACTTCAAATCGCAGAAAAACAACGACCTGACCGTAGTGGTCTACAACTTCGTGGACATGCTTTCCCATTCCAAAACCGAAATGGAGGTGGTTAAGGAATTGGCCTCCAATGACAAGGCTTACCGATCACTTACCTTGAGTTGGTTTAAGAACTCACCCTTGTTGGAAATCATTCAGCAAGCCCAAAGCTTGGGCATGAAACTTATTTTGACCACTGATCACGGCACCATAAATGTGAAACAACCTTCCAAGGTCATTGGAGATCGGGAGACCAGTCTAAACCTTAGGTACAAGACCGGGAAAAGCCTCACGTATGAAGATAAAGATGTGCTGGCCTCAAAAAACCCGCAGGAGATTCATCTGCCCAACATCAACTTGAGCAGCAGCTATATTTTTGCCAAGAACGACCTCTTTTTTGCCTATCCCAATAATTACAATCATTATGTGAGCTATTACAGAAACACCTACCAACATGGCGGGGTTTCGTTGGAAGAAATGATTGTTCCTTTTGTAGTTTTGGAAGCAAAATAA
- a CDS encoding HD domain-containing protein — protein sequence MVKTNKLNVFNDPIYGFIGTPNELIFKLIGHPYFQRLRRISQMGMSYLVYPGAHHTRFHHALGSMHLMDKAIQILKLKGITISEDEETGLLCAILLHDIGHGPFSHALEGFVVKNLSHESLSLKFMEELNAEFGGQLNTAISIFKGDYPKPYMNQLVSSQLDMDRMDYLKRDSFYAGVTEGNINSERLISMLNVADGNLVVEEKGIYAVEKFLMARRFMYWQVYLHKTGLVAEQLLVRIMQRARKILSEEGHLEGSQPLLYFLKQNGTINFDSKILSIFAQLDDVDILGAVKSWRSHNDFVLSKMCEMLLDRKLLHIKIKKRKADPQKLEKKLQEIIQKYDLSAADAANFVFQGEISNKAYSEEQQAINILKKNGKITDVLKESDQLSLKALSTTVFKYYSCYPKEAV from the coding sequence TTGGTAAAAACCAATAAGCTTAACGTTTTTAACGATCCAATTTACGGTTTTATTGGAACTCCAAATGAACTTATTTTTAAGCTGATAGGGCATCCGTACTTTCAGCGGTTGCGGCGGATTTCGCAAATGGGGATGTCCTATTTGGTGTATCCGGGAGCGCACCATACTCGTTTCCATCATGCTTTGGGAAGCATGCACCTTATGGATAAGGCCATTCAAATCCTAAAATTAAAGGGCATAACTATTTCTGAGGACGAAGAAACAGGCTTGCTTTGTGCCATATTGTTGCACGATATTGGTCATGGTCCATTTTCCCATGCTCTGGAAGGGTTTGTAGTGAAGAATCTGAGCCACGAATCCCTTTCATTGAAATTCATGGAAGAACTCAATGCTGAATTTGGTGGACAATTGAATACCGCCATCTCCATTTTTAAAGGAGACTATCCAAAACCTTATATGAACCAGTTGGTTTCAAGTCAACTGGACATGGACCGCATGGACTACCTGAAACGGGACAGCTTTTATGCCGGGGTAACCGAGGGGAATATCAACTCAGAACGGCTTATTTCCATGCTCAATGTTGCCGACGGAAATCTGGTAGTGGAAGAAAAAGGCATTTATGCCGTGGAAAAGTTCCTGATGGCAAGGCGATTTATGTATTGGCAGGTGTATTTGCACAAAACAGGCTTGGTGGCGGAACAGCTGTTGGTGCGGATTATGCAGCGTGCTCGCAAGATTTTATCCGAAGAAGGCCATTTGGAAGGAAGTCAACCACTGTTGTATTTCTTAAAGCAGAATGGCACCATTAATTTCGATTCCAAAATATTGTCAATTTTTGCCCAGTTGGATGATGTTGATATTTTGGGAGCGGTAAAATCATGGCGATCCCATAATGATTTTGTACTCTCAAAAATGTGTGAGATGCTGTTGGATCGGAAGTTGTTGCACATCAAAATAAAAAAGCGAAAGGCCGACCCTCAAAAACTGGAGAAAAAATTGCAGGAAATCATCCAAAAGTACGATCTTTCAGCAGCGGATGCCGCCAACTTTGTGTTTCAGGGTGAAATCTCAAATAAGGCGTACAGTGAAGAACAACAGGCCATTAACATTCTTAAAAAGAATGGAAAGATAACCGATGTGCTCAAAGAATCCGATCAACTCAGTTTAAAAGCATTGTCCACAACCGTATTCAAATATTATAGCTGCTACCCCAAAGAAGCTGTTTAA
- the lpxD gene encoding UDP-3-O-(3-hydroxymyristoyl)glucosamine N-acyltransferase: MKFTATQIAGILEGEVEGNPQIAVHKLSKIEEGEKGSLTFLANPKYTSYIYSTKASITIVNKDFIPEQSLSTTLIKVDDAYKSFSKLLEYYNQVKSNKVGIESPTFISESANYGEGFYLGAFSYLGENVKIGSNVKVYPNVYIGDNVTIGNDVMIFAGAKIYSESIIGNNCTIHSGVIIGADGFGFTPNSNGEYSKVPQTGNVILEDNVDVGAGTTIDRATLGSTILRKGVKLDNQIQIAHNVEIGEHTAIAAQTGIAGSTKIGKNCLIGGQVGIVGHITIGDRVKIQAQSGIGRNVKDDEVLQGSPAFNYGDFNKSYVHFKNLPKLVNQISNIEKKVEGEQN, encoded by the coding sequence ATGAAATTTACAGCGACCCAAATTGCCGGAATCCTAGAAGGGGAAGTTGAGGGAAATCCTCAAATTGCTGTCCATAAATTATCCAAGATTGAGGAAGGGGAAAAAGGCTCGCTGACATTTTTGGCCAATCCAAAATACACTTCTTATATATACTCCACCAAGGCATCCATCACTATTGTAAACAAAGATTTTATCCCAGAACAATCCTTGTCCACAACATTGATTAAAGTAGATGATGCCTACAAATCCTTTTCCAAATTATTGGAATACTACAATCAGGTAAAAAGCAATAAAGTAGGCATAGAAAGTCCCACCTTCATTTCTGAAAGTGCAAACTATGGAGAAGGGTTCTATTTGGGCGCCTTTTCGTATTTGGGAGAAAATGTGAAGATTGGTAGCAACGTAAAGGTTTATCCCAATGTATATATAGGAGATAATGTTACTATTGGCAATGACGTAATGATATTTGCTGGGGCCAAAATATATTCTGAATCCATTATTGGGAACAATTGCACCATTCATAGTGGGGTGATCATTGGTGCCGATGGCTTCGGATTCACTCCAAATTCCAATGGCGAATACAGCAAAGTACCCCAAACAGGCAATGTAATTTTAGAAGATAATGTAGATGTAGGCGCCGGAACCACAATTGACCGTGCCACCTTGGGATCCACAATACTGAGAAAAGGCGTAAAATTGGACAACCAAATCCAGATTGCCCATAATGTTGAAATTGGTGAGCATACCGCCATCGCAGCCCAAACCGGTATCGCAGGATCCACCAAAATCGGAAAAAATTGCCTTATTGGTGGTCAAGTGGGTATTGTGGGCCATATTACCATTGGTGATCGGGTAAAAATCCAAGCACAATCCGGTATTGGAAGAAACGTGAAGGATGATGAAGTCCTTCAAGGATCTCCGGCATTCAACTACGGTGACTTCAATAAATCTTATGTACACTTTAAAAATTTGCCAAAATTGGTAAATCAAATCTCCAACATAGAAAAAAAGGTTGAAGGTGAGCAAAACTAG
- a CDS encoding bifunctional UDP-3-O-[3-hydroxymyristoyl] N-acetylglucosamine deacetylase/3-hydroxyacyl-ACP dehydratase — translation MSKTSNKQRTIGKKVTLQGVGLHTGENVTMSFVPAKENHGFAFKRVDLEGEPIIEADANYVVNTQRGTNLEKNGVKIQTSEHVLAALVGLDIDNVLIELDSPEPPIMDGSSKFFVKALEEAGIVEQDLEREEYIVKDVISYKDETTGSEITVIPSDHYQVTTMVDFGTKVLGTQNATLERISDFKEDIADARTFSFLHELEMLLEHGLIKGGDLNNAIVYVDKEISESTMKKLEKAFNKKKLSVKPNGILDNLTLHYPNEAARHKLLDVVGDLALAGTRIRGKVIANKPGHFVNTQFAKKLSKIIKIEKRNKVPTYDLHQTPLMDVKQIMNMLPHRPPFLLVDKILELSDTHVVGVKNVTMNEPFFVGHFPGAPVMPGVLQVEAMAQTGGILVLSTVPDPENYLTFFMKIDNVKFKQQVVPGDTLIFKCDLISPIRRGICHMQAYAYANGKLVSEAELMAQIVKTKNTDS, via the coding sequence GTGAGCAAAACTAGCAACAAGCAACGCACCATAGGAAAGAAAGTAACGCTACAAGGAGTAGGGTTGCACACGGGCGAAAACGTTACCATGAGTTTCGTTCCTGCAAAGGAAAATCACGGTTTTGCCTTTAAGCGGGTAGATTTGGAAGGCGAGCCCATTATTGAGGCCGATGCCAATTATGTGGTCAACACCCAGCGTGGGACCAACTTGGAAAAAAACGGCGTAAAGATTCAAACTTCTGAACACGTTTTGGCTGCCTTGGTGGGATTGGACATTGACAATGTCCTGATTGAACTTGATTCCCCAGAGCCTCCCATTATGGATGGATCTTCCAAGTTTTTCGTAAAAGCTCTGGAAGAAGCAGGCATTGTGGAACAAGATCTTGAACGCGAAGAATATATCGTAAAAGATGTCATTTCCTATAAAGATGAGACCACGGGTAGTGAAATTACCGTGATTCCCTCTGATCACTACCAAGTAACCACAATGGTGGATTTTGGCACCAAGGTCTTGGGCACACAAAATGCAACTTTGGAAAGAATTTCGGATTTCAAGGAAGATATTGCCGATGCCCGCACCTTTAGTTTTCTCCATGAATTGGAAATGCTTTTGGAACATGGACTGATCAAAGGCGGGGATTTGAACAATGCCATTGTATATGTGGATAAGGAAATCTCAGAGTCCACAATGAAAAAATTGGAAAAGGCGTTCAATAAAAAGAAATTGTCCGTTAAGCCCAACGGAATCTTGGACAACCTTACCCTTCATTATCCCAATGAAGCGGCAAGGCATAAATTACTCGATGTAGTGGGGGACCTGGCCTTGGCCGGAACCCGAATCCGAGGAAAGGTTATTGCCAATAAACCCGGCCACTTTGTAAACACACAATTTGCAAAGAAGCTTTCTAAAATCATTAAAATCGAAAAACGAAACAAAGTTCCAACCTATGATCTTCACCAAACTCCTTTAATGGACGTGAAGCAGATCATGAACATGTTGCCGCACAGACCACCTTTTTTATTGGTGGACAAAATCTTGGAACTTTCAGATACCCATGTGGTCGGTGTAAAGAATGTGACCATGAACGAACCTTTTTTTGTAGGGCATTTTCCCGGGGCACCTGTAATGCCCGGGGTCTTGCAAGTTGAGGCCATGGCCCAAACAGGAGGGATTTTGGTGCTGAGCACCGTTCCAGACCCAGAAAACTACTTGACTTTCTTTATGAAAATAGACAATGTGAAGTTTAAACAACAAGTAGTGCCAGGGGATACTTTAATCTTTAAATGCGATTTAATTTCACCCATTCGAAGGGGAATTTGCCACATGCAGGCCTATGCCTATGCTAACGGTAAGTTGGTTTCAGAAGCGGAATTGATGGCGCAGATCGTTAAAACCAAAAACACCGATTCGTAA
- the lpxA gene encoding acyl-ACP--UDP-N-acetylglucosamine O-acyltransferase — MNQPLAYVHPGAKIAKNVVIEPFTTIHNNVTIGEGTWIGSNVTIMEGARIGKNCNIFPGAVISAMPQDLKYQGEDTTVQIGDNTTIRECATINKGTSDRMKTVIGNNCLIMAYCHVAHDCVVGDGCIFSNNSTLAGHVTIGQNVVLAGMVAVHQFVSIGNHAFVTGGSLVRKDVPPYVKAAREPLSYVGINSIGLRRRGFEADKIREIQNIYRILYQQNYNNSQAASIIEAEMEATPERDEILQFIRDSQRGIMKGYFSSN; from the coding sequence ATGAACCAGCCCTTAGCATATGTACATCCAGGCGCTAAAATCGCCAAAAATGTAGTGATTGAACCCTTCACCACCATACACAATAATGTGACCATTGGGGAAGGCACTTGGATTGGGTCCAATGTCACCATAATGGAAGGTGCACGCATTGGAAAAAATTGTAATATTTTCCCAGGTGCCGTAATATCGGCCATGCCACAAGATTTAAAATATCAAGGTGAGGATACCACGGTTCAAATTGGGGACAACACCACTATTCGGGAATGTGCCACTATTAATAAAGGTACTTCAGACCGGATGAAAACGGTAATCGGCAATAATTGCCTTATCATGGCGTATTGCCACGTGGCCCACGACTGTGTTGTGGGAGATGGTTGTATTTTTAGCAACAATTCCACACTGGCAGGCCATGTCACCATTGGTCAAAATGTGGTTTTGGCGGGAATGGTCGCCGTGCATCAATTTGTTTCTATCGGAAACCATGCCTTTGTTACCGGAGGGTCTTTGGTTCGAAAAGATGTTCCTCCCTATGTAAAAGCAGCCCGTGAACCGCTTTCGTATGTTGGAATCAATTCCATTGGATTACGACGAAGAGGTTTTGAAGCCGATAAAATCAGGGAGATTCAGAATATATACCGAATTCTATATCAACAAAATTATAACAATTCCCAAGCGGCATCCATCATTGAAGCGGAAATGGAAGCAACTCCAGAGCGGGATGAGATACTTCAGTTTATCCGGGATTCGCAAAGAGGAATCATGAAAGGTTATTTTAGTTCAAATTAA
- the efp gene encoding elongation factor P has protein sequence MASTSDIRKGLCIRYNHDIYKIVEFLHVKPGKGPAFVRTKLKSVTTGKVIDNTFSAGHKIEDVRVETRSYQYLYPEGETFHFMNTDDYNQIALQKDALDAPDLLKEGEVVTIIFNAEDNMPLSVEMPASVILEVTHTEPGVKGNTATNATKPATVETGARINVPLFINEGDKIKIDTEKGAYLERAKE, from the coding sequence ATGGCAAGCACGTCTGATATTCGAAAAGGGTTGTGCATACGGTACAACCATGACATCTATAAAATTGTGGAGTTTCTTCACGTAAAACCGGGAAAAGGCCCAGCCTTTGTCCGAACAAAATTAAAAAGCGTTACCACGGGAAAAGTAATCGACAATACGTTCTCCGCAGGTCATAAAATTGAGGATGTGCGCGTGGAAACACGCTCATACCAATATCTCTACCCAGAAGGGGAGACTTTCCATTTTATGAATACGGACGATTACAACCAAATTGCTTTGCAAAAAGATGCACTGGATGCGCCGGACTTACTAAAGGAGGGTGAAGTGGTGACCATCATTTTCAATGCGGAGGATAATATGCCACTTTCGGTTGAAATGCCCGCCAGCGTTATTTTGGAAGTGACCCATACCGAACCTGGAGTAAAGGGAAATACCGCAACCAATGCTACCAAGCCTGCCACCGTAGAAACCGGTGCCCGCATCAATGTGCCGTTGTTCATTAATGAAGGTGACAAGATTAAGATTGATACGGAAAAAGGAGCCTATTTGGAACGCGCTAAAGAATAA
- a CDS encoding UDP-3-O-(3-hydroxymyristoyl)glucosamine N-acyltransferase, translated as MKFPKAHTLKEISEIIQCEYVGDDVFPVFGMNEIHIVEEGDIVFVDHPKYYDKALQSKASVVLINKKVDCPKGKALLISDDPFRDFNKLTRHFKPFQSANTSISDTAQIGEGTIIQPNVFIGNNVRIGKHCVIHPNVTIYDNCIIGNNVTIHAGTVLGADAFYYKNRPEGFDKLLSGGRVVIENNVDIGASCTIDRGVTGDTTIKEGSKLDNQIQVGHDTVIGKKCLIASHVGIAGCVVVEDEVTLWGQVGVTSGVTIGKKAVLLAQSGVGKSLLGGKAYFGSPAEEARDKLKQMAHVKKIPEILEKLKKN; from the coding sequence ATGAAATTTCCTAAAGCCCACACTTTAAAAGAGATTTCAGAAATCATTCAATGCGAATATGTTGGGGATGATGTGTTTCCCGTATTCGGGATGAACGAAATCCACATTGTGGAAGAAGGTGATATTGTATTTGTGGACCATCCCAAATATTATGATAAAGCCCTTCAATCCAAAGCGTCCGTGGTGCTTATCAACAAAAAAGTGGATTGTCCCAAGGGAAAGGCCTTGCTAATTTCCGATGATCCTTTCCGGGATTTCAATAAATTGACCCGCCATTTTAAACCCTTTCAGAGTGCCAATACCTCCATTTCGGATACGGCCCAAATTGGGGAGGGGACCATCATTCAACCCAATGTTTTTATTGGTAACAATGTAAGGATTGGTAAGCATTGTGTGATTCACCCCAATGTCACCATCTACGACAATTGTATTATTGGCAACAATGTTACCATCCATGCAGGAACTGTGTTGGGTGCAGATGCCTTTTATTACAAAAACAGACCTGAAGGGTTTGACAAACTCCTCTCTGGAGGAAGGGTAGTGATTGAAAATAATGTGGATATTGGAGCATCTTGTACTATTGACAGAGGTGTTACAGGTGATACTACCATTAAAGAAGGTTCCAAACTGGACAATCAGATTCAGGTGGGCCATGATACGGTAATAGGTAAAAAATGTTTGATTGCCTCCCATGTGGGAATTGCAGGTTGTGTGGTTGTTGAGGATGAAGTTACCCTATGGGGACAGGTTGGGGTCACTAGCGGAGTTACCATCGGCAAAAAAGCGGTATTACTTGCCCAAAGTGGAGTAGGCAAATCGTTGCTAGGGGGCAAAGCCTATTTTGGAAGCCCAGCCGAGGAAGCTAGAGATAAGCTAAAACAAATGGCGCATGTAAAAAAGATTCCGGAAATCCTCGAAAAATTAAAAAAGAATTAA
- the sucD gene encoding succinate--CoA ligase subunit alpha, with protein sequence MSVLVNKDSKIIVQGFTGSEGTFHAEQMIEYGTNVVGGVTPGKGGQEHLGKPVFNTVEKAVKEVGADTTIIFVPPAFAADAIMEAADAGIKVIITITEGIPVADMVKANDYIKDKECTLVGPNCPGVITPGEAKVGIMPGFVFKKGNVGIVSKSGTLTYEAADQVVRQGLGITTAIGIGGDPIIGTTTKQAVQLLINDPETECVVMIGEIGGQLEADAAKWYKESGSKKPIVGFIAGETAPAGRTMGHAGAIVGGSDDTAQAKKRIMRECGIHVVDSPAKIGEKVKEVVG encoded by the coding sequence ATGAGCGTCTTAGTAAATAAAGATTCAAAAATAATTGTACAAGGTTTTACAGGTAGTGAAGGAACATTTCATGCCGAACAAATGATCGAATACGGTACCAATGTTGTTGGTGGAGTTACACCAGGAAAAGGTGGACAAGAACATTTGGGGAAACCTGTTTTCAACACTGTAGAAAAAGCGGTAAAAGAAGTTGGTGCCGACACCACGATTATTTTTGTTCCTCCTGCATTTGCCGCAGATGCTATCATGGAGGCTGCTGACGCTGGAATCAAGGTAATTATTACCATTACTGAGGGTATTCCTGTTGCCGATATGGTAAAGGCAAACGACTATATCAAAGATAAAGAATGTACATTGGTAGGGCCTAACTGCCCAGGTGTCATTACTCCCGGTGAAGCCAAAGTGGGTATCATGCCCGGCTTTGTTTTCAAAAAAGGAAATGTGGGTATCGTATCCAAATCTGGAACGCTCACTTATGAAGCTGCCGATCAGGTGGTACGCCAAGGATTGGGTATTACCACTGCCATTGGTATTGGTGGAGACCCTATTATTGGAACCACCACTAAACAAGCCGTTCAATTGCTGATCAACGACCCAGAGACTGAATGTGTGGTCATGATTGGTGAAATTGGGGGTCAATTGGAAGCTGATGCCGCAAAATGGTACAAAGAGAGCGGAAGTAAGAAACCGATCGTTGGATTTATCGCTGGTGAAACTGCACCTGCTGGTCGTACCATGGGTCACGCTGGAGCCATTGTTGGCGGTAGCGATGATACAGCCCAAGCCAAGAAACGAATCATGCGCGAGTGCGGTATTCACGTGGTGGATTCACCCGCTAAAATTGGCGAAAAAGTAAAGGAAGTGGTTGGATAA
- the fabG gene encoding 3-oxoacyl-[acyl-carrier-protein] reductase, with amino-acid sequence MKLLEGKNVIITGASRGIGKGIAQVFAKHGANVAFTYSSSEAPALELEKELTGMGVTAKAYKSNAASFEEAEKLVAQVLEDFEGRIDVLINNAGITKDNLLMRMGEEDFDTVIEINLKSVFNMTKAVQRTMLKQRKGSIINMSSVVGVKGNAGQTNYAASKAGMIGFTKSVALELGSRNIRCNAIAPGFIETEMTDKLDEKTVQGWRDAIPLKRGGSPEDVANACLFLASDLSDYVTGQVLNVDGGMLT; translated from the coding sequence ATGAAACTTTTGGAAGGCAAAAACGTAATTATAACTGGAGCAAGTAGAGGTATTGGAAAAGGAATTGCCCAAGTTTTCGCAAAACATGGCGCCAATGTGGCATTTACCTATAGTTCCAGTGAGGCTCCCGCTTTGGAATTGGAGAAAGAATTAACCGGCATGGGCGTTACGGCCAAAGCCTACAAAAGTAATGCCGCTAGCTTCGAAGAAGCCGAAAAACTGGTCGCCCAAGTTTTGGAAGATTTTGAAGGAAGAATCGACGTATTGATCAATAATGCTGGAATCACCAAAGATAATTTATTGATGCGAATGGGCGAAGAGGATTTTGATACGGTTATCGAAATCAACCTGAAATCCGTTTTCAACATGACCAAAGCAGTGCAGCGTACCATGTTAAAACAACGCAAAGGTTCCATTATCAACATGAGTAGTGTAGTTGGTGTAAAAGGAAATGCGGGACAGACCAATTATGCCGCTTCAAAAGCGGGAATGATTGGATTCACAAAATCCGTAGCCTTGGAATTGGGTTCGCGAAACATCCGCTGCAATGCCATTGCACCCGGTTTCATTGAAACTGAGATGACCGACAAATTGGATGAAAAAACGGTTCAAGGCTGGCGAGATGCCATTCCGTTGAAAAGAGGTGGAAGTCCTGAAGATGTGGCCAATGCGTGTTTGTTTTTGGCTTCAGATTTATCGGATTATGTTACCGGACAAGTGCTCAACGTGGACGGTGGTATGTTAACATAG